AACGCTGGAAGACGGCCGCGGCGTCCCCGAAGATGAAGTCAACGGTGCCGGAGATGACGCAGCTACGGTAGAACTGGCGGTAGGCCTGCGCGAAGAGCGTGTTCTGGTGGCCCTCGATTCGGCAATTGAAGAAGACGGCCTTGTCGGCCTTCACGCGCAGCGCCACCGCCTGCTGCTTCTCCACCCCCGCCGTGTTCCGGATGCCCAGCCTCATCGCCGCGAAACTGTCGCCGTCCACCGCTGCATGCATGCCATGCAACACAACATGTACGGTCACTTTTGTTCGTTCATGCATGCACGTATCGATCAATGAACGCCTGTGTTTTTCCATACCAAAAGTAGCGGTTCTCCACATCCTTATGCCGTCGATGACGTTCTTGCTGCCCGTCacgatggacttcttcgagcCGTCGCCGTACATTGTCACGTTGGCCATCCTGTTGGTGATGTTCACCGTCTCGTCGTAGACGCCTTCCTTAACGTAGATGACGTACCTCCCCTGGTACCTCTGCGGCACGGCGGCCAGCGCGGCCGAGATGTTGGTGAAGTCTCCTTTGCCGTCCTTGGCCACTGTCACGTTGGGCGTGAGACCGACCTTGCGCCGTCCGCCCTTGCCGTCGAGCAGCTTCCGGTCCTCCTTGGGCACCCACGTGGGGACGGACACGGACTCCTCGAGCCGGCGGTTGGTGTCATTGCCCTTGCtcttgtcgccgccgccgtcgaccaCGTCGGTGTGAAGGTCGAGCATGGCGGCGAGGGCCGCTGCTTGCTGGATGATGGCGATGGCGTTGCTCGATATCTCGCGCGCCTTTTGCATGGTCGCCTTCACCTGGTCGCGGATCTCCCCCTTCGGGAACATGTCGACGCAGGAGCCCTGGAACGTGATCACCGCGCTTAGCCAGGCCTGGAGGTCCTGCGCGGGTCCGTCGACGCCGCACCATGCGATGCTGGAGAGCGCGCGCTCGACGTTGCCGCGGCAGTCGTCCAGGAGCATCCGGCAGTCGTGCACGGCCTCCCACACCAGGGTGTCATTGCTCTGCCGCACGGCGTCCAGCAGAGACGAGCGGTTGAACCCGCGCGCCAGCTCCCTCTCGACGGCGGTGatggcggcggccgaggcggcgtGCGGGTCGTCGGCCGGGTCCGACGACCGCGACAGCACGCTCTCCAGCGTCTCCTGGCACGTGCCGTGGTAGTCCGTGGGCGCGCAGAAGAGGTCGACGGTGCGCGTCGTCGTGCTCATGGTGCGCTTGTTGAGATCGGAGTCCTCCTCGACCTTCTCCGTCAGGAGGAACGCGACCGTGCCGACTACCATGGCGACGAGCAGGCACACAGAGAGGACGCCGATGACGAGCCTCTTGCGCGACTGGCCGCCATCGGCGTCACTGCTGGACGACGACATTGGCGCGCGCAACCGGAGCTGGACGCGGCGCGAGTCCAATTCTGATCGGCGGGTACGACGCAGGACGCAACACGGGGAATCAGTTTCATATATTTATGTATGGAAGGAATGCGTAGAACGATCAAGTGACAGACTATGATTAGGAATAATTTTGTGGAAGTTTGTTTTAGTTTGGTTGATGACTGTTTGGTACAGAGTTGCGGTTTGTCCTTGTTCTGAGGAAGAGGCTTGTTGGATTTGTGCTGGGAAGATTCTATAACCGGGCGTtacgcctctctctctctctgcaagAGCAATGTATACTACCCGGTTAAGTAAGGTGGGTCTTGCATAAGGTGGGTATTTGTTGTTGCAATCTACTTATATAAAAGAACTGTCTTTATCCCAACTACTACTCCTTCCCACattcccctcccttctctcccatTCCAAGGTTGCACCACCCATCGCTGCATCGTGCCCTTCATCCACCTTCTCTCTACCCAACGTCCACTTCCTTGCACCCCTACTAGATCTAGAGGCCTATGTTGTCCGGGAGTCCGGGAGCATCTCCTTGTCTTCACCCTTGGAGCTCGCAGTGGTATAAAGGTCGACTGGTCCCTCCCCACCGCGCGGCGGCCAAGGTCCAGACCTCGGGTAATTCCCTTCTCCTCACCACCGCCAGGCCGTCTATTCCTGTGCTTGTTTGGATTATTAATCATGTCATAGTTGTTCTTTTGAATAAGTGTGTGCAATGCCTGGTTGATCAGGAAGACTATGTTCAACACTTAGTTGCTTTTTCAGGATCGTCAATTTAGCATCAGTTAGGATGGCGGCAAGACCTAAGCGTGGGATGGCACGTTCGGGTGAGCAGCTAGTTTGTCAGGCCATTAGGCCATGTAATTCACATCTCGTTTTGCTTACTTAATCAATGGTAAAACTCGTTGCTGACGTCGAATCAGCTAGCACAAAAAACATTGCCTAGTTCTGAACTTCCGTCAGTAAATGTAGCGCGCCTGGCAATTCGCTAATTTGTGTCAAAGTGCGAGTGTGAGCATTCCAGAGCAGGCGCGAGTAGATCGAGCGGATCCCCAGCTACGAtaacaattggtattagagccagaTACCGCATCTGGTGTCATGATCGAGCCATGTCGGGATCGTTTGAGACTCCATGTCAATGTTCATTGTCACCACCTCATCCTAGGACTCAATTAGGCGGTAGCAGTGCAGGTGGCGCTGTAGGTCATGAGCTGGTGGTACATCATGTAGTGAGAGAGGTCGGAAGATCAGCACCATATCCGATGCTCACGCGAACAAACTACATCGAGTGGTTGCTCGTGATAAAGGTGACGATGCAAGCGAGAGGgttgtgggaggtggtcgaccACAATGGTGTCAAGCTTCATGAAGACAGGATAGTGCTTGAGGCCATCCTTCACATTGTTCCTCAGGAGATGATGTCTTCTTTGGCCAGCAAGTAGAGCACCAAGGATGCATGGGAGGCAATCAAGACCATGCGGATGGGAGTGGACTGAGTGCGCAAGGCCAAGGTCCATATACTTTGTCAGGAATTTGAGGACATGGCGTTCCGTGATGGGGAATCCATGGATGATTTTGTGATGCACCTCACTGGCCTCATCAACAATCTGTGGATTCTCAGAGACGACAGAAGTGATGAAGAGGTGGTCCATAAGTTCCTGCGTATCATCCCTGCCAAGTATTCATAGATCACGATGTCAATTGAGATGTTACTTGATCTCAGCATGATGTTTGTGGAAGAGTTGGTGGGGCAACTCAAGGCGATAGAGGAGCACCATGATTTGGGCGCGTCTGCAGGAGTAAACACATCGGGTGGCAAATTGCTGCTAATAGAAGAAGAGTGGCTAGCCAAGCACAAGCAGCGTCAGGGCGACGGGGACACATCAAGCAGCTTGAGGACAAGCTGCAATCCTCGCCGACAAGGGAAGCTGAGGCTGAAGAAGATGGTGGATGACGCCACCCGGGAAGGCAAACACAAATCGCGTGATTAGTGCCATAATTATGGAGAATATGGGCACTAGGTGTGTGATTACCGATAGCTGAGGCGGGAACGCAAGGAGGAGGCTCACCTAGTCGAAGCTCTGGATGATCAACTTTCTCTCCTGCTTACCAAGCACGCGGTTGAACACGACATAGACAGTGGCAACTCTGATACTCCAGTTCAGCATGTCTTCCTCAATGAAGAGCGTGTGATCCCCATGGATGCTGGCTGTGACGTGTGGTATCTCGACACCAGCGCGAGTAATCACATGACTAGGAATCAATCCATGATAGTGTCCCTGGACAAAACCGTGCACAGCTCGGTGAGGTTCGACGACGACTTGCGTGTGGAGATAGAAGGGAAGGGAGCGATCATGTTCAATTGTAGGAATGAGGAACACAAGGTGCTGACTGACATGTACTACATTCCTTAGCTTCGAAGTAGCATCGTGAGTTTGGGGCAGCTCGACGAGAACAGTTGCAAGATCATGATCGAGGACAGCGAGCTCTACATCTTTGATTGCATGCAACTTTTGCTGGCAAAGGTGAGACAGTCGAGCTTAACATCACCAAGCCCATCTGTCTCCTCGCAAAGGCCGATGAAACAGTGTGGCGGTGGCACACGCATTTTGGCCACCTACATTTTCGCGTGTTCCATGACCTCACTGCTAAGGGGATGGTTGAGGGTATACCGGACATCGATCCCATGGACTAGTTTTGTGACGGGTGCGCAATCGCCAAGCAGCATCGAGCGTCATTTCCCCAAGCATCGGCGTACTGGGCGGAGCATGGACTAGAGCTGGCGCACAGAGACCTTTGCGGGCCGATCACCCCGGCGATGCCGGTTGGAAACAAATACTTTCTCCTAATCATCAATGACCATAGTAGATTCATGTGGGTCACTTTGCTACAAATGAAGGATCAACCTTCAAGTTCTTCCGAAAGATCAAGGCTATCGTGAAGAACGAGTTTGGCCTGAGGATGAAGACGTTCCGCATAGCtcaaggaggagaattcaactCCGTCGAGTTTGCAGATTGGTGCGATGAGCATGACGTCAAGTGGTGTACCACGGCTCCATAC
The nucleotide sequence above comes from Phragmites australis chromosome 4, lpPhrAust1.1, whole genome shotgun sequence. Encoded proteins:
- the LOC133914697 gene encoding pectinesterase-like; this translates as MSSSSSDADGGQSRKRLVIGVLSVCLLVAMVVGTVAFLLTEKVEEDSDLNKRTMSTTTRTVDLFCAPTDYHGTCQETLESVLSRSSDPADDPHAASAAAITAVERELARGFNRSSLLDAVRQSNDTLVWEAVHDCRMLLDDCRGNVERALSSIAWCGVDGPAQDLQAWLSAVITFQGSCVDMFPKGEIRDQVKATMQKAREISSNAIAIIQQAAALAAMLDLHTDVVDGGGDKSKGNDTNRRLEESVSVPTWVPKEDRKLLDGKGGRRKVGLTPNVTVAKDGKGDFTNISAALAAVPQRYQGRYVIYVKEGVYDETVNITNRMANVTMYGDGSKKSIVTGSKNVIDGIRMWRTATFAVDGDSFAAMRLGIRNTAGVEKQQAVALRVKADKAVFFNCRIEGHQNTLFAQAYRQFYRSCVISGTVDFIFGDAAAVFQRCVLLVRPPRPGQPAVATAHGRRDHQQTTGFVVHKSSIIADERLASNQSASTATKTYLGRPWKEFARTVVMESVIEGFVHGQGYMPWEGQDSLGTAFFGEFGNTGDGANVTGRTEMKGFHVMGKDKAVQFTVGSFLHGAEWIPETGTPVSLGLSG